TGAAATCATGCTGCCGAGTTTCCTCAGGTCCTGCTGGATGTTCAGCACAAACTTCAAACGTTCATAATGTCTTTGTGGATTTATTCAACATAATCTCTCTtgctagttttgtttttttccatgtttcacAGCAGTATACAAGTAATTAAAGCAGATGTCAACTTtaagaataaaagaaatgcCAGGGCCTGTTTAAAGCTGATGTGACGCCTCCATGTTGTGGCTTCCTGCTCAGATGTCTTCAGGTTTTTCTTGTGGTTAAATCTAAAGCAGCACCTTCGAGCTCACGTCCTGCCTCGTTACTCGACGATCTCTTCGTGTCTCTGCAGAAAAATTCCCACCCCAAGTTGTTCCCGGGAGACATCGTGGAGTATCCCAGGAACAAGTTCTTCTCTCATTTCGCCATCTACtacggagagagagacggcgTTCCCTACGTCGCTCACCTGACCTGCCGAGGTCGGTGTTTCACCTCCAGTGATCctgatattctgtattttagaAACAAATTCAATGTGACTTCAACGGTTGATGAACAGTTTGTTGTTCTGCATAGTGAAGATGTTAAAGCCTGTGGGATGAAACTTAATATCATAATACTGCAGCAGGAAGGAGGCAAATAAGTCATTAAGTCACTTTTGTTTCTTACTTCCAAGTTTTATTTccgttttaaaatgtgaaaaattcaaTTCCAGTAAAATATTGAATCTTTCTGTTAATTTCTTCTaaaatcaaacaacattttctgtattCTTCTGTAGAAACTAAAATATTCTTACtgcattttttcacttttctttttttttttttttaaaacactcgAACACAAACTGCTTGATCGTCTTACTTGGGTTTTGTGTAAGACTTTTCCAGCAGTCTCCATTATCAAACACAATGTTGAAcacttgttgtgtgtttgtttgtcagattCAGACACCAAGCTGCTGCTGTACGGTCGAgctctgaggtcagaggtcaaactgGATCCCCTGGAGATGCTGGGGACAAAGTACAAGGTAACTCAGAGAAATGTGATCAAATTGTGAACgactgtcacagaaacacactgactgaagtGTCGCAGGTCAACAACATGTTTGACGAGGTGCACCCCGCCAGAGACTTCCACAACGTGGTGAAGCGATCGATCGACGACATGATGGGCCGCGAGGTGACGTTCGACATCCTGTTTCACAACAGCGAGCACCAGGCGACGCTCTTCAGATACGGAGTCAAGAAATCTGAACAGGTCAGTCGACAGACGATGTTGTTTCACTGATATCAACTCGTTTTCTTGTTGAAATcagtttcttcagttgttttaaacCAAGTCTCCAGCTTAACATTTCCACGTAAAACCTGAGCAACAGCAAATCAAACGAGagctttttaaacctttttgaTTGACGTAAGTTCCACCTGGATCTGTGCTCGGCCCACTTCTCCTCAGTTTATatataaatgacaaacattCTCACATATTTAATAATGTGATGATAATCTGTGTGTTACAGATAGACAAGATTTATGAGCACATCATGCCGGCCTGGAAGAAGctgtttgaagagaaaaaactgtaaaaactacTTAATGTTCAGTTCTCGTCTCAGCCACTGGAGGGCGACGTCGCTCCTCCTGGTGCGCTCTCTTCTGACGGAGAGCTGTCAAATATGATAATCATTCGAAAAATAAAGTTGTTAGAtcacaaaaaaagtttggataaaaatgttgtatttggaCCAACAGattagacacaaacacattattattattattattattattattattattattatataaatgtttgtAATCTCAAATTTCATGTACTGCAAAAATGGAATACAAGCTGCAGGTTGTTAGCACCTATGCTAATTATTTAAATCAGGGGATTCAAACAACAACGCAGGCCAGTAACTACTTAATATCTGATTaattttacaaaagaaatcaGTCTTTATAAATCTTTTATCAAAAGGTTTCCAGATTAACTCCTGCtggtttcatttatttcagttttcatgtttaatgttaaaacatttttgttcatcATTTATCATCTCGCTATCTGgattttctgatttgttttgttgctttaacttAAATGAACCAACAGATCTTTGTCAGATCTtcactttataaataaagttatttgaaaCGTTCAGTGTTTGAGTCTTTGGTGTGATGACGCAAAAATAATCCAGACGTTTCAGTTTTTGACACAAGATGAACTTTTTAATTCTGCTTCATCAGGTCGTCTCTTCAGTTCCTTATAGCTCAGTGATTTTACTGAGGCAACAAAGTATCCAGTAATAACCTGTACAGGTACTTCATTTGAATTAGAAGCATTTCTACACTTATTCACTCAGGAGGTTAAGTAACAAAATGACAGTAATCTGTTACTCTATAATTAGTGACCCCCAAACGCTGTCACTACAGTTGCAGCTCCAAGTCGTGTTggtattaaaaaatattgtgaaggTATTAAAAGGTGTTAAATTCAACTTAAGAATTTCTGTATATACCCTGTCCTCcctcacttccttccttcctcactccctctcctcattccttccttcctccctcacagTTTGGGGGACACACTaactcctccctccttcttgtGAGTGTCTTTCAGCCATGATATCAGGATCTTGTTTGTCTCCTCCGGTCTCTCCATCTGAGTCCAGTGTCCACACTCCTCGATGTGTCCTCTGATCAGGTTCGGGATCTGCGATCGACaaacagtcacatcagatttgttttccGATCACCTGTATTGATCGATCGATCACGTCACCGCTGGCTTCCTCACCATCTTCTCCATTCCTTTGGACAAGGCCGGCAGCAGCACCTGGTCTTTACCTGCCGTCACCATCAGTGCAGGCAtcagcagctgacacacacacacacacacacacacacacacacacacacacacacacacacacaatgaaaaacatttttccaggaCAGCTCCTTGTTTTCCAGGATGTTTTAGTGAATTCCAGGTTTCTTCTCTCGTGAGGTTTTCTGTCACAGACCTTTGCAGTGGGACGAGAACACATCCACCTCCAGTCCACGTCCCCGTTACGGTACCAGTTCAACGGCCTCCTGTGACACCAAGGAGGAGACGATGACTGACCCACAGGAGGGTGATCAATAAATCGTATTGGTACAGAGGCCATATGTTGAGTTGTGGTATAAATACTCCATCCCAACCCCACTGCCTGATACAGGAAGAGGAGCACAAACAAGACAGAGCAGGACTGGAAATACTGACGTTCAGTAGGTGAGTAAATGTGCTCACCTGAAGCCTCGATCTCTGTACTGACTGACGTAGTACTGCAGGTCGGCCTCCGTCAGCATGGAGCTGCGGGGAACCTCATCCGGCTGACCCACTAACAgaccacctgtaacacacacagacctgctgtaacacacacagacctgctgtaacacacacagaccacctgtaacacacacagaccagctgtaacacacacagacctgctgtaacacacacagaccacctgtaacacacacagacctgctgtaacacacacagaccacctgtaacacacacagacctgctgtaacacacacagacctgctgtaacacacagaccacctgtaacacacacagacctgctgtaacacacacagacctcctgtaacacacacagaccacctgtaacacacacagacctgctgtaacacacacatacctgctgtaacacacacagaccacctgtaacacacacagacctgctgtaacacacacagacctgctgtaacacacacagaccacctgtaacacacacagacctgctgtaacacacacagaccacctgtaacacacacagacctgctgtaacacacacagaccacctgtaacacacacagacctcctgtaacacacacagaccacctgtaacacacacagacctgctgtaacacacacagaccagctgtaacacacacagaccagctgtaacacacacagacctgctgtaacacacacagaccacctgtaacacacacagaccacctgtaacacacacagacctcctgtaacacacacagaccacctgtAACACGCACAGACCACCTGTAACACGcacagacctgctgtaacacacacagacctgctgtaacacacacagacctgctgtaacacacagagacctgctgtaacacacagagacctgctgtaacacacacagacctgctgtaacacacacagaccacctgtaacacacacagacctgctgtaacacacacagacctgctgtaacacacacagacctgctgtaacacacacagacctgctgtaacacacacagacctcctgtaacacacacagacctgctgtaacacacacagacctgctgtaacacacacagacctcctgtaacacacacagacctcctgtaacacacacagaccacctgtaacacacacagaccacctgtaacacacacagacctcctgtaacacacacagacctcctgtaacacacacagaccacctgtaacacacacagaccacctgtaacacacacagacctgctgtaacacagacagacctgctgtaacacagacagacctgctgtaacacacacagacctgctgtaacacacacagaccacctgtaacacacacagacctgctgtaacacacacagaccacctgtaacacacacagacctgctgtaacacagacagacctgctgtaacacacacagacctgctgtaacacacacagacctgctgtaacacacacagactgtgacTGTTACCTCGAGCACAGACTCCTGCAGTGCTGATCGGAGGACGCTTCGACTAGGAGAAGACACACAAACGTGATCAGTATCATTATGGCATTAGGTGATACTTCTACCTCCACAGGTGTGTTACTGCGTGTcatgttaagtgtgtgtgtgtgtgtgtttcctcactgCTTCAGCgctgctgaaaaagaaaatcttgaaCGTCCTCTCCAGGTCTTTCTCCAGCTCGGCCTCGGCGACaccctgcagcagcaacaagagaAACAAGACTTCTGAAAAGTGTTGTCAGGTGCGTTCAGGTGCATTCAGTTTCCCACTGGACTGCCTGGACTTATAAAGACCCGTCTGTGTTGTGTTAGCAAGCTGCAGGCAGACTTACAGGCTTTTGGAAGTAGATCTGGTAGTCAAATATGGGCATATTCttcagtttgtctgcaggagaaacagaCCGGTCGACGGGGAACAGAGGAGTGTTCAGAGACGCCACCGCCCTTcataacaacacacaaacacacatctcagTCCAGTTTAAAGTCTCTGGGAGGTGtcgctgagtgtgtgtgtgtgtgtgtgtgtgtgtgtgtgtgtgtgtgtgtgtgtgtgtgtgtgtgtgtgtgtgtgtgtccacctgaCTCTCTCGGGGTAGAACTGAGCCATGTTCCAAACCAGAGCACCGCCCCAGTCATGACCGATGAGGGTGACCTGGGGGATGGACTGGACAAGAGAAGAGGTCAGCTCATGTATCTGTCACTGTagaggggagtgtgtgtgtgtgtgtgtgtgtgtgtgtgtgtgtgtgtgtgtgtgtgtggctcaccATTCTGTCCATGAATGTGATTAAATcctggaaacaaagagaaaacagtttgttgaCGGAGCTGAAACCCAGTCTGaagagctgatgtgtgtgtgatcagacgtacctgacacagctgctgctgagaatACTCCTCGATGTCTGTCAGACACAACAGTGACAGTCAGAGAGGTGAACACACTCagtgtccagcagagggcgacacacacctgcagactcCCTACAGACACCCTGTCACAATAAAACACTCTCACCTtgctcattcattcatccatcatgACATCAGTGTTGTGTTCGTGTGTCGTCACGTCTCAAATAACCTGAACCAACAGATTTAATATTCTCACCCGTCAGTAGATCTGTAGCTGTGCGATTTTatcaactgataaaaaaaatctgcacgAATCATTTCTGATGTGTACGTTGAAAAAAATGCACCTATTCAATAAATTCAATATGGAGgattattatatttttcttttgtgaattTGGTCTCAACAagttatttccttttatttctcaTCAATGTTTCCTGAAGGAACCAGATTGTTGCAGTTTGCCAGATTTGTGGAGAGTGTTTTCTGGTGAAGCAGGAGGGGGCGTGGCCTGTGCCTGAGTCCAGGTGTGAGTGTTTTCACCACCTGCAGCTGAGACACGCCCTCCTTCAGCAgcacctgtgtgtctctgtgtgtttgagctgtgtGGGTCAGAACCGGTCCAGATGTTTGCTCCTGGCTGACAGTGTGTTCGGCCACAAACCAGCTGATTTCATCATCAATCTTTTCTATCCAAACAGTATTTAGTGTTGaaccttgacacacacacacacacacacacacctgtgggTGCTGTGGACTCTCCGTAGCCCTTCATGTCCAGAGCCAACACCCTGaatcctgctgctgccagagcTGGAATCTGCAAACAAAAGCTTCTCATCAGGGACAAAGTGCAGTTTCAGGTACGTATAATTTACtcaagtgtttccattttctgcttctttacaCGTCgactccactacatttaattTACAGCTTTAGTTAATAGTGAATTTGCAGATAACTGCAGCAGATTGTAAAATCAgattcaaaaaagaaaacctgagtGCTGAATATCAGCTCTGTTCATCCATCGACTGACAGTTTACAACTTATATGTATGTACAAATATTCATAACTTACTTTTGATCCTTAAgttcatttaatatcagatactttcagacttcttccagactttttacatttgtacttttactgcagtGAAGGATCTGAATACTGCAGATGGCTTTAGTATTAATACATAAACACGTACTGAATCTGTGTTCAACTACACAGTTCTACTCTTCAATTATGTCAAATATGAGATGTAAAGTTGAAATGATTTTGAGATTTTGAGATGAAGAGTTTGTTACCTGGAACCTCCAGGAGAACCAGCTCTCAGGGAAGCCGTGACACAGCAGGACCGGTGGACCTGAGCCCATTTCAACATAATGAGTCGTCACAccaggctgacacacacacacacacacacacacacacacacaaaatatcatCAATGTGTTGAGCAAACAGGATTTAATCTGCGTCTTGCCTCTGTAAAGCCCAGAACAGACCACAGGTGGAGAAccctgctgcaggtgacagTTACCCTGATGGTGACGTAGCCATGAGACACTGCATCAGGCctgcaggagggtggaggactctctgctgcagcagcctgaaaCACAGAGTTTACACAGTGAGAGAGGACGACGTGTGAACATGAAGAAGACCATCCTgctcagcagcttcctgtcagtCGAGCAGGATGACCTTCTGTATGGAAGCCCATGAAGGTCAAAACTATGAGACACAAAGTCGACGTGTGATTTGTTGTTCTGGTCTGAACCTGAACTCCTGTCAAGTCTGCCAGTTTCCTGAGCGCGTCGTCCAGATCGTCCACCAGGATGGCCTTCACCCCCGCGGCCTCCGCTGCCTTCACACCGTCCTCCTCTGCGTCCACCCACACAGCCTGAAACCAGACGGACAGGTGTTTCTacctgtgtgtgcaggctgtgcAGAGACATGTACCGCACCGCGTCGTCTACCTGCTGTGACGTCActcccagctgctgcagagcccGGCTGAACATGGACGCCTCGGGGACCCTGTGACCTGAGCGACAGGACTGAAGGACCAGGTCAAAATGGCCGcccaacagagagagaaggtgggCTGGACCGTCTGCAGCCGCGCGGTCATCCAGCCAGTGATTGGCCAGCACGGCCGTCAGCAGCCCTGATGGGAGGAGAACGCCAGCTCAGACTTCTTCTGGTGCGTTCAGGATTTAATCAGTGTTTAATCTGTGCAGCCCtcatgtcacatttcactgagaAGTATAAAATCTGGCAGGCACATGTAACATCTAGAGACGGGAAACAAAGTCTCTTGGCGCCGGGAGCTaaaccaaacaggaagtcagccatttttAATTTAGTGGCCAATGTTGGCGCCATTTTCTGACACGCTACTTTAACAAATTTCTGAGATTTAATCTGCAAGCTTCAGACCTGAGAGAGTAAAAGACACTCACATCTGAAACAGGACGCTACTGTAACTGTTCAGAGCGAcagagcgccacctactggCGACAGGAACAGTTTCTATAGTGATTCTGGTTCTGGGGATGGGGTCACTGTCATACAGACCGCTGTGTCTCAGACTGGCAGCCGTCTTCAGCACGGCTGGTCGGACCTCCATCATCGcctctctgagctcctccagcaggggTCCCACCGACCAATCAGGCGGCAGAGTCACGGCCCTGACCTGGgcctccttcacacactcggcCTCGAACGCCGGgatcatctgcacacacacagattcaccaTCAGGACCAGAAGACAGCAGCCGAGCCAAACAACCATCTGTAGCTCGCTCACCTGAGAGAGCGTCACCTCGCCGCGCTCCGCCCGGCTCATGGCGCCGTCCTGCTGGGACGCCACACTAGACAGGAAACCTCTGAAAACCACCAAGAGACAAAGAACCAGATCGTTACATCACAATCACATCGAGCTGCAGCTTTCAGTGACGTCATCAGTGTAGGCGGGAGATCAAGGTGCGGCAGGTGTGCTGAGAGGCCTGTGTGTCTCATAATTAAGATGTTATATcttattattttgacattttatcttattatttcGATGTTTATCTaattttattgactttttatatcaaatgtttgacttttatctcataattgTGACTTTCTAACACATTAttacaacattttaacacataaTTTAAACTTTCTGAAGACTTCAGGCTGTGATCAAGCTGAGCTCTGATCTCTGTCACACAGAAATCATTTGCATTCAACACTGCAGCTAGTAACGAGGAAAACAACAGTGCAGGGCTGAAACTCAGCAAGTGTGTCAGAGTTCATCTGAACTCTTTTGCAAGTCAAATCACGTtttcacagaacaaaacatgaactcCTGTTGAGTCTGAGAAAACTCTCCGGTCTGAACAGACGATTTCACAGGTCTTTACATTTTCCTGACACACGCATGAGAGTTGTTGAGAGGATTAATGTCTCTGTCTGATCTGGACAGGTGAACTGTTTGACAGCAGAGGTGGTGTGACAGTTTCTTACCCCGGCAGGTTATGCAACTGCTCCAACTTGTGGAAAACAGCATGAGGTCTGGAAGAGACAGCAACTCCCCAGAAGTTGAAGAGGACGGCTTTCTTCTGATCCATCTCCTGTTAGTGAGACTCTGTGGTCCAGCacggtcctggtcctggtcctggttctgtgctgctgctgcacactgtCATGCAGAGCAGAGGCTGACCTGtgtacacactgacacaagccCCTCCCACTTCCTCTGCAGGCTCACACGTGacccagagacacaaagagacacgcccactgtgatgacatcagcGGTCTGCAGCGGCCCGACTCTGCTGGTTTACTGAACACACATGTTgaactgtgtttctctgttgtgaAACTACAGTCAGtgtaacacacagagacactgcagctccacaacaacacaaggCCTCAGATTACAACTTTAGTCTGCTAATATGTTGAGCTTTTATCATAATCATGGCTTTAATctcaacattttgactttttgtctcatgattctgactttttatgtcataatttttatgtcttcatcaaatttttttggctttatttaataattctcactttttatcaaaaaaatgtcactttaacCATAATCATGTCTTTTAATCTCATAATAGTCTCacaatttttacttttttatctcATATATTTAGCTTTGTTTaataattctgacattttaaagtgtatATCTTTTGGCTTGAattgacagagcagctgaagatgtgAAAGGcaacaggttgagagagagggggagtgacatgcatgCTGATATTTCCATCCCCACTTGAATTTATCATCTTACAGACACGACAAGCACCGCAGCTGGATTCTGTTGTGAACTGAAGCCACAATTTGGATTGTTTATTTCTCTTCGccatcactttttaaattcCTGCACATTCCTTTCTGTCACAAAGACCTGTGGGCATCAATAGAAGGAACTGATAAGTCAGACTTATTAAAGTCAGACACATAGAGTTGGCCTGTAATTGGCCTCTGGCAGTTATACGTATACATGTGGTCCAATGTGTGTTGATATAAAAAGTCTTACACGATGCAGAGACATGCTGTGTTGTGCATAACATGCTTAGGATAAGTAATAATTTCATCAATAATTTCAATCATTATCATACTAATTTATTGGCCCCATCACGCATCTAATTAATGAGCTCGTTATCAAAGCCGTGTTTAGTTTCTctgacacaggaagtgatgaaaacCGAATCATCAGTGTTATCTTGCCTCGTATTGTGAATGATGACACATCAGTCGCCACCGTCTCTCCTGATTCTTCTGTAAGTCTGGGCTGAATGAACTCGTCCTTCACAGGTTCTCCTCCCACTGACAGCCATGAGTCTGGTGATCAGGATGTGACGGCTTCTCTCTCACTTATATTGATTAGTTTGTGCTGAGTTATTTTCCCTTCAGAGAGCCTCTTCATACCTGAGAGTCTCATTCTGCAGCCTGGGTCCTTCTGTCACAGCTGATCATCTGTGAAATGTaggagaggatgaggaacaGGATCAGTGCCGTCCTGGATGTTCAGCCCAGAAGTGTcagtaaaatgtacttaaagtaaaagtactggtGCACAATAGTATTTACTACTTGTACTATGATTGTTGTGCAGTTGTtgtgactgacaaacacatttaattgagTGGGAGCTGacagtgatgcagtgtgatACAGCCGAGCTACAACACATGAAGTTTTAATGTTCAGTCACTGTTGAAACTTCTTCTGAGAGGAAATGATtcaacatgttgctgctgctgctgccgggaGCTTTGTGTGTCTCTTATTTCATATAATATTTAGTATCTTGTGATCAGAAGCGATAATAATTCAAATCTATCATCAGTTTGACCTTCAGAACACAATTATAACTGCAGGATAACTTGTGTTTCAGACTGAAGTCCTGCTGTCAGGCTGCAGTTCGGCCCTCAGGCTGTGATTTGTATTCCAGCAGTGACATCTTGTGGATGTTAGTTTACATGACACCACATTTAAAGTTCATACAGCaagcaaaagtgaaagtaaGACAAacccggcagcagcagcagtgtttctgaCACCGTGTAGGATTAATTAAACCCTCCTAACACAGAGAAACCCACTGGACTGAACCTCAGGAGGACAAACTGTCATACAGGTGAGTTTaaggaagaagagcaggacaggtagtgtttttaaaaggtgGATTAAGATGGAGAGATAAAGAGGACACATCCATCCAGACTACAGCTCAGACGAGGCTCCGCCATGTTCAAGacttctgtctgattctgttgtGTGTCCTGAGACATCAGCTCATGTTTGAATGAACATTCCAGACTTAAGTTATGTTTAAACGGAgatttaaaactgtaaaatgccGCCATACATCGTTTGCGTGTAAAGTTAACGTATTAAGTACAGTTGGGCGccattttgtcactttctgcATGAGGAAGTGTTTAAATTTGAAATGACCAGGTCGGATGTGGCAGTTGAACGTGTATGTAACGGAAAAGTAACGGTAACggtaactctgtgtgtgtgcgtgtgtgtgtgtgtgtgtataacgttaacttgtttatttgtgagtatttaaaactgtttattaTTTGACCGGTTAGCTAACTTTGTG
This genomic interval from Acanthopagrus latus isolate v.2019 chromosome 24, fAcaLat1.1, whole genome shotgun sequence contains the following:
- the LOC119015280 gene encoding phospholipase A and acyltransferase 1-like isoform X1, which encodes MEAGEGKRRLYRANLARREELMMQKNSHPKLFPGDIVEYPRNKFFSHFAIYYGERDGVPYVAHLTCRDSDTKLLLYGRALRSEVKLDPLEMLGTKYKVNNMFDEVHPARDFHNVVKRSIDDMMGREVTFDILFHNSEHQATLFRYGVKKSEQIDKIYEHIMPAWKKLFEEKKL
- the LOC119015280 gene encoding phospholipase A and acyltransferase 1-like isoform X2, whose protein sequence is MSQASEESSREDVEPMGLKNSHPKLFPGDIVEYPRNKFFSHFAIYYGERDGVPYVAHLTCRDSDTKLLLYGRALRSEVKLDPLEMLGTKYKVNNMFDEVHPARDFHNVVKRSIDDMMGREVTFDILFHNSEHQATLFRYGVKKSEQIDKIYEHIMPAWKKLFEEKKL
- the LOC119015235 gene encoding bifunctional epoxide hydrolase 2-like, with the protein product MDQKKAVLFNFWGVAVSSRPHAVFHKLEQLHNLPGGFLSSVASQQDGAMSRAERGEVTLSQMIPAFEAECVKEAQVRAVTLPPDWSVGPLLEELREAMMEVRPAVLKTAASLRHSGLLTAVLANHWLDDRAAADGPAHLLSLLGGHFDLVLQSCRSGHRVPEASMFSRALQQLGVTSQQAVWVDAEEDGVKAAEAAGVKAILVDDLDDALRKLADLTGVQAAAAESPPPSCRPDAVSHGYVTIRPGVTTHYVEMGSGPPVLLCHGFPESWFSWRFQIPALAAAGFRVLALDMKGYGESTAPTDIEEYSQQQLCQDLITFMDRMSIPQVTLIGHDWGGALVWNMAQFYPERVRAVASLNTPLFPVDRSVSPADKLKNMPIFDYQIYFQKPGVAEAELEKDLERTFKIFFFSSAEASKRPPISTAGVCARGGLLVGQPDEVPRSSMLTEADLQYYVSQYRDRGFRRPLNWYRNGDVDWRWMCSRPTAKLLMPALMVTAGKDQVLLPALSKGMEKMIPNLIRGHIEECGHWTQMERPEETNKILISWLKDTHKKEGGVSVSPKL